The following proteins are encoded in a genomic region of Nitrospiria bacterium:
- a CDS encoding DNA-directed RNA polymerase subunit alpha produces MIIRTKDFQIPKKMEIETETLTGTYGKFFAEPFERGFGATIGNSLRRILLSSIAGAAVTSVKIEGVLHEFSTIPGVKEDVTDIILNVKNLRFKLHTDRSKTVRLKKKGPGEARAKDVIHDADVEILNPDLHIATLDKEANMDMEMVIRIGSGYVPADRNKEEGMPIGVIPVDSIFSPIKKVNFTVENARVGRITDYDKLIMEIWTDGGVKPDDALAYAAKILKDHMAIFINFDESIEPVHEPVDDKKTDFNKNLFRSVHELELSVRAANCLKNASIKTIGDLVQKTESEMLRTKNFGRKSLNEIKEILAGMGLSLGMKVDYQPTGEGSEKGG; encoded by the coding sequence ATGATTATTCGAACGAAAGATTTCCAAATTCCCAAAAAGATGGAAATTGAAACCGAAACACTGACGGGCACCTACGGCAAATTTTTCGCCGAACCGTTTGAGCGCGGCTTCGGCGCAACTATCGGGAATTCCCTAAGGAGAATTCTCCTTTCCTCCATCGCGGGGGCGGCGGTGACATCCGTCAAGATCGAGGGCGTCCTTCACGAATTCTCAACCATCCCCGGAGTCAAGGAAGACGTAACGGATATTATTCTGAATGTAAAGAATCTCCGCTTCAAACTTCACACCGACCGGTCCAAGACCGTCCGATTGAAGAAGAAAGGACCGGGAGAAGCCCGTGCCAAGGACGTTATTCATGACGCGGACGTCGAGATTCTCAATCCCGATCTTCATATCGCCACCCTCGACAAAGAGGCGAATATGGATATGGAGATGGTGATCCGCATCGGAAGCGGATACGTGCCGGCCGATCGAAATAAGGAGGAAGGGATGCCGATCGGGGTCATCCCCGTGGATTCCATTTTTTCCCCGATTAAGAAAGTCAATTTTACGGTTGAAAACGCGCGGGTGGGCCGAATCACCGACTATGATAAATTGATCATGGAAATCTGGACGGACGGCGGTGTGAAGCCGGACGATGCCTTGGCGTATGCCGCAAAAATCCTTAAGGACCATATGGCGATATTCATTAATTTTGATGAATCCATCGAACCGGTTCATGAGCCGGTGGACGACAAAAAGACGGATTTTAATAAAAACCTGTTCCGGAGCGTGCATGAGCTCGAGCTTTCCGTTCGCGCGGCCAACTGTTTGAAGAACGCGAGCATCAAGACGATCGGCGATCTGGTCCAGAAAACGGAATCCGAGATGCTTCGAACGAAAAATTTCGGTCGAAAATCATTGAACGAGATCAAAGAGATCTTGGCGGGAATGGGACTGTCGCTGGGAATGAAGGTGGATTATCAGCCGACCGGTGAGGGAAGCGAAAAAGGGGGGTGA
- the rpsD gene encoding 30S ribosomal protein S4, translating to MGRYIGSVCRLCRREGNKLFLKGSRCFTEKCAIERRSYSPGQHGQARPRISEYQIQLREKQKLKRIYGLLERQFSGYFKKAAQKKGITGENLLQLLERRIDNVVYRMGFCSSRKESRQMVNHGHFRVNGRKVDIASFLVKDGDVIELKQASRQLPQVQASLTSAEGRGIPQWLELDKGNFKGRVKTMPTKDDLNIPVNEQLVVELYSR from the coding sequence GTGGGACGATATATCGGTTCAGTTTGCCGGCTCTGCCGGCGGGAAGGGAATAAATTATTTTTAAAAGGGAGCCGGTGCTTTACGGAAAAATGCGCCATCGAGCGGCGAAGCTATTCGCCGGGTCAGCATGGGCAGGCCCGCCCCCGAATCTCCGAATATCAGATCCAGTTGCGCGAGAAGCAAAAGCTGAAAAGGATTTACGGACTCTTGGAACGCCAGTTCAGCGGATATTTCAAGAAAGCCGCTCAAAAGAAAGGCATCACGGGTGAAAACCTGCTCCAACTGCTTGAGAGAAGGATCGATAACGTCGTCTACCGGATGGGCTTCTGTTCATCCCGGAAGGAGTCCCGGCAGATGGTGAACCACGGCCACTTTCGGGTGAACGGGCGGAAAGTGGATATCGCGTCGTTTCTCGTTAAAGACGGCGATGTCATTGAACTGAAGCAGGCCAGCCGTCAATTACCGCAGGTCCAGGCCTCTCTGACGTCCGCGGAGGGCCGGGGAATTCCCCAATGGCTGGAACTTGACAAGGGGAATTTCAAAGGCCGGGTCAAAACCATGCCGACCAAGGATGACCTGAACATACCGGTGAATGAACAATTGGTGGTGGAACTCTATTCCAGATGA
- the rpsK gene encoding 30S ribosomal protein S11, which yields MGSKKGKKREKKIVQVGVAHIQASFNNTIVTVTDMSGNVLVWSSAGNQGFKGSRKSTPFAAQRAAEVAAKKAIEHGMRQIDVYVKGPGSGRESAIRALQAAGLKINLIKDVTPVPHNGCRPPKRRRV from the coding sequence ATGGGAAGTAAAAAAGGGAAAAAACGCGAAAAGAAAATCGTTCAGGTCGGGGTTGCGCATATTCAGGCCTCTTTCAACAATACGATTGTAACCGTGACCGACATGAGCGGAAACGTCCTCGTATGGTCCAGCGCGGGCAATCAAGGGTTCAAGGGCTCAAGGAAGAGCACCCCGTTCGCCGCGCAACGGGCGGCGGAGGTGGCCGCCAAGAAAGCGATAGAACACGGAATGCGACAGATTGATGTTTACGTCAAGGGGCCCGGGTCGGGGCGAGAATCGGCGATTCGGGCGCTTCAGGCGGCCGGGTTGAAGATCAATCTTATCAAAGATGTGACACCCGTTCCGCATAACGGATGTCGGCCTCCCAAGCGCCGTCGGGTATGA
- the rpsM gene encoding 30S ribosomal protein S13: MARIAGVDLPRDKKVVIGLTYIYGIGRSTSIRILKTTGVSPDKRVKDLKEDEIVLLRETIERDYKVEGDLRKEVSMNIKRLMDIGSYRGLRHRKGLPLRGQRTKTNARTRKGPKKSIGIKLKSEATA, encoded by the coding sequence GTGGCCAGAATTGCGGGAGTGGATCTTCCCAGAGACAAAAAAGTCGTGATCGGTTTAACCTACATTTATGGAATCGGCCGTTCGACTTCGATAAGAATACTTAAAACGACGGGGGTGAGCCCGGATAAACGCGTGAAGGACCTCAAGGAAGACGAGATCGTCCTGCTCCGGGAAACCATCGAACGGGATTATAAAGTGGAAGGCGATCTCCGCAAAGAAGTATCGATGAACATCAAGCGGCTGATGGATATCGGGAGCTACCGGGGGCTGCGGCATCGCAAGGGGCTGCCGCTTCGCGGGCAACGGACGAAAACCAATGCGCGCACCCGCAAGGGTCCGAAGAAATCGATCGGCATCAAGCTGAAGTCGGAAGCCACGGCGTAG
- the rpmJ gene encoding 50S ribosomal protein L36 has protein sequence MKVRSSVKAICAKCKVIRRKGVVRVICTNRRHKQRQG, from the coding sequence ATGAAGGTGAGATCTTCAGTCAAAGCGATCTGTGCAAAATGCAAGGTCATTCGCCGCAAGGGCGTGGTTCGTGTGATTTGCACCAATCGCCGGCACAAGCAGCGTCAAGGATAG
- the infA gene encoding translation initiation factor IF-1 encodes MSKEDVVEVQGTIVETLPNAMFRVELENGHRVLAHISGKMRMHFIKILPGDKVTVELSPYDLTRGRITYRFK; translated from the coding sequence ATGTCCAAGGAAGACGTGGTTGAGGTTCAGGGAACGATTGTGGAGACCCTCCCCAATGCGATGTTTCGAGTGGAACTGGAGAACGGACACCGGGTCTTGGCGCATATCTCCGGAAAGATGAGAATGCACTTCATCAAGATTCTTCCGGGCGATAAGGTGACGGTGGAGCTTTCGCCGTACGATCTGACGCGCGGAAGAATCACGTACCGGTTCAAATAG
- the map gene encoding type I methionyl aminopeptidase, which produces MIILKSPEEVRKIEKAGRIVAEVLRELKTQVKPGVTTLELDRTAEEGIRKRGGRPAFKGYRGFPATLCASVNDEIVHGIPSKRVLQPGDIIGLDLGAIVDGYYGDAAVTVPVGDIEPDAQRLIRVTEESLYLGIEQMKVGNRLSDISNAVQTHVEAAGYSVVKDFVGHGIGQSLHEEPQLPNFGKPGQGPRLKEGMVLAIEPMVNMGKEGVRILSDHWTAVTQDRSLSAHFEHTVAIVEAGPVILTSNDHGRA; this is translated from the coding sequence ATGATTATTTTGAAATCGCCGGAGGAAGTTCGCAAGATCGAAAAAGCAGGGCGAATCGTGGCGGAGGTTTTGCGGGAGTTGAAGACGCAAGTGAAACCCGGAGTGACGACGCTGGAACTGGATCGGACGGCCGAGGAAGGGATTCGGAAACGCGGAGGTCGCCCGGCATTCAAGGGATACCGGGGGTTTCCGGCAACCCTTTGCGCATCGGTCAATGATGAAATCGTACACGGGATTCCTTCCAAACGGGTACTTCAGCCCGGAGACATCATCGGGCTGGATCTCGGAGCCATTGTCGACGGTTATTACGGCGATGCGGCTGTTACGGTGCCGGTCGGCGACATCGAGCCGGACGCTCAACGATTGATTCGGGTGACGGAGGAGTCGCTGTATTTGGGGATCGAACAGATGAAGGTCGGAAACAGGTTGTCCGATATTTCCAACGCCGTTCAAACGCACGTCGAAGCGGCCGGTTACTCGGTTGTGAAGGATTTTGTTGGACACGGAATCGGTCAGTCGCTCCATGAGGAGCCCCAGTTGCCTAATTTCGGCAAGCCCGGCCAGGGCCCCCGGCTTAAGGAAGGAATGGTTTTGGCGATCGAACCGATGGTCAATATGGGAAAAGAGGGTGTTCGCATTCTGAGCGATCACTGGACGGCCGTGACACAGGACCGCAGTCTTTCTGCTCATTTTGAGCATACGGTGGCCATTGTCGAAGCCGGACCGGTGATATTAACATCGAACGATCACGGGAGAGCCTGA
- a CDS encoding adenylate kinase — MRLIFLGPPGVGKGTQAQRLSVQRSIPKISTGDILREAVKNKTSLGLQAQSFMDSGKLVPDEVVIGIIRERLKEADAREGFILDGFPRTVPQARALASMLRQDQLNIDRVLNFELSDEELIRRLSGRRSCPDCQAVYHLEFSPSLKPDRCDRCGGKLIQRSDDQPGTIRSRLEVYRSQTSPLIRFYEDEGILARIDGSGTPETVYRKVAAAVG; from the coding sequence GTGCGGCTGATTTTTCTGGGTCCGCCGGGTGTGGGAAAGGGGACGCAAGCCCAGCGGCTGTCGGTCCAGCGTAGCATTCCGAAGATCTCAACAGGGGATATTCTTCGCGAAGCGGTGAAGAATAAAACATCCCTGGGCCTTCAAGCCCAATCATTTATGGACAGCGGGAAACTGGTTCCCGATGAAGTGGTGATCGGCATTATCCGGGAGCGGTTGAAAGAGGCGGATGCCCGGGAAGGATTTATCCTGGACGGTTTTCCAAGAACCGTGCCGCAAGCCCGGGCCCTCGCTTCCATGCTCCGTCAGGACCAGTTGAATATCGACCGGGTTCTGAATTTTGAATTGTCGGACGAGGAATTGATCCGACGCTTGTCGGGCCGACGGAGTTGTCCGGATTGCCAGGCGGTGTATCATCTGGAATTCAGCCCCTCTCTGAAACCGGATCGGTGCGACCGGTGCGGCGGCAAGCTGATCCAGCGGAGCGATGACCAGCCGGGGACGATCCGCAGCCGTCTGGAGGTTTATCGATCGCAGACGTCGCCGCTCATCCGGTTTTACGAGGACGAGGGGATCCTCGCGCGGATTGACGGATCGGGAACGCCCGAAACGGTCTATCGAAAGGTCGCCGCAGCCGTCGGATAA